In Panicum virgatum strain AP13 chromosome 5K, P.virgatum_v5, whole genome shotgun sequence, the genomic window AGTAGTTAAAACTTGTAACTAGTTTTTCTCCCTCGTACTAACTCCGAATTTGATGGTTTTTCcctaaaattttataaaatcatGCTCTATCAATTTATGGCATTGACGTTGGTCATATCTTCATGTGACAAAATTTGaacaattcaaattttgaattccaaaaaataACAAGTAAaagcaagattttttttaacaCTAAATGATGTCAAATGAATAAGTCATGAATACCAAAGTTTCATAACTCATCAAGATGGACAAACTTTATTTAGGTCATTTTGTCATTTTCGAAAGTGGTAATACTATTTAGTAAAAATATTACTAATCCCTAACATAGTTCTTAGAACTATGTGAGGGGCTTGTGGAATTTGTACTATATGTTATAACCACTTTGTCAATTGGAAAAGTAACCTATATAAAGTTTGCAGATCTTGATGAGTTATGAATATTTGGTATTCATGACTTTTTCATTTGACATCATTTGGTATTCCAAAAACTTGATGATAGATGTcattttttgaaattcaaaatttggaTTGTTCAAACTTTGTCAAATGGAGTAATGACCTAAGTAAGGTTTGTAGATCTTGATGagttctacaactttggtattgaTGACTTTTTCATTTGACATCGTTTAGCGTTCAAAAATCTTACTCTTAGATGTAActatttgaaattcaaaattttgagtTATTCAAACTTTGCCACATCTAACGACTCACGAACTAAAATGATAgagcatgattttagaaaaattcaggaaaaattcatcaaatttggagttaaTATGAGAGAGAAAGACTAGTTACAAGTTTTAATTAgagattaaaaagaaaaatcacCTGTTCATCAAGAACAAGTGACGAACAAGAAtaatttctctttttctctttttttaatgTCTAATTAAAACTTATAACTAATTTTTCTCCCTCATACTAACTCCAAATTCATGACTTTTTCGTTTGACATTATTTAGTATAttacatataaaaaatatatcaacTGTGTTTCTGCTCAAGATAACAACAGGCATTGCTGCTTTGCTGATCTGATTTGCAGGTTGGTGTGTACGCACCGAGGGGGGATTAAACATATCCAATTTCAAGAGGCGATATCATGCGAATTATGTTTTCAGTCAATCAAAAATAGATAATGAATAAGGGTGACATTTTTTCGGCCACACCGCTGTCACCTCAGATTTGGTTAAGCCTCCGACGGTTGCAGATCGCCCGATCCTCTTCCCGTGCGATCTGAaccctccctctccggcgccgtcgccgctgtcACCCCCGCtcgcccctctctctccctccacaCTCGCTGCCGCCGTCACCCTCGCTCGCACCTCCCCGTCGCCCTGCTCTCGCCTTCGCCATGCCCCCCGTGCGACGCTCCGGCCGCTCTCGCTTCCCCCTcgcgctcgccgacgccgccgcgtcccCCTCGCGCGTGCCGGCGCCCCATCTCGCCCAGGCCTACGCGACACCCCGTTGGAACTGCCCGGAGTCCGGCGCGCTGCCTCCCCATCTCACGGCACTTCACGGTGCCGATGAGTTTGGCCGTCGTCCACCAACTCCTCTGATCTGAATTCGGTTTTTGTTCCTCTTCTCCCCTCCACTCCACGATGCAGCGCGTGCTGGAGATAGCGTGGATTTAGACGCCGACGAGGCCAGGCACCCCGCGTCGATGACGGCGACGACAAGTTTGGCCGCCACATCCCTCCGTCTTGCACAAGGTCGTCTGATCTGAGTACAACTGCCACTCTTCATCAACCTCTGCGCAAGGCTGTCCTGATCTTCTTGGTGACGTTGCGGGTTGGGACGCGGAGCTGGAGCCCTACTTTTCTGCTTCCACTCCATCGAGGGCGCCATCACCAGGTGATATTTTTGTTGTTTCCGCTAATTTTTGCATGTTGTTGATCGGATCCATGATGTAATCTTTGCCGTACTGATGCAAATTATGTGCTTTGCTGGCACTATGCATACTCCTGCAATGGCCGCATGTCCATGTCCCTGGTAATGCCATCATCTCTTATTTGTGTTGCATCTTGACATCCAGAAAATGTTAGAGCTAGCGTGTGCTTGTTAATTGTTATATATTTGATGAGATGCCTAATAGCTCAACCGATGCTGCAAACTCTGAACAATTCTCCATATCCAAACAGAAGAACTACATTCTAGGAGTTTATTAGCCCTCTAACTGAAAACTCTACCCTTCCTGCTGGAAAAAAAAATAACAGGAGATTAGCGTACGTCTGTACTTCAAAGCATAAAAATAGTGTCTAGGACAATCTAACACCGACACTTGTGATTAAAAATATATTGCTGATCAGTTTGTTTGATCTTTGCATATGGATATGGTGTTAGTTTGTAACTGCCCCCTTGATCTTCGAGCACACATTATTCAGTTCTTTGTACCATAATAAGTTATTCGTGCTTTTTGGCATACAGTATCTGAGTTATTATTGAAGTAACATATGATAATTGTAGAGACCATGCTGATCTTCAGATATTTGTGATGTGCAGCTTAAATCCTTTTTACAATGACATGATCTTCCTGAGACACAAATATATGCGAAGATCGAAAATTCTGAGGTAATCATCATGCTTTAGCAAAGACCCTGTTGTCAGTTTGTTTCATTACTATGCCGTAATTAATGCATTGTGCATTTCATTCTAGGGTTTGGATCATTTCAATGAAATTTTCCAAGAGGCTCATGGCATCATTATTTCTCGAGGAGACCTGGGAATTGACCTTCCACCAGAAAATGTATGTTTTAATTGTCTGTGGAATAATAGTTTACGCTATCTGTTGCATGTTATCAGATATTTCAATATTATTGCCAATCAATTATTCCTTGCAATGCTAAGTCTTAAGTAGCATAGCAATATAAATACATGACAATGTCCAACATTATGATGCAAAAGTCTTACATTTATATGCTTATCATTTTACAGTTCAAGTTGTAGAACCATCCACATTATTTGACTAATCGGTTATCTTCTTGGCTGAGACTGTGTATAACCAGCCACTTAATTCAAGAAAGTAATGTGGCATATTGGCCACCTGATGCCCCATGTATGAGGAATCTATGGCCTCAGCAGCGGTAAATACTATCTTTCATTGGGTATAAATAGAGATTTTCTAATCTAGAATATTACTGATCAACCATTGTCTGCTTTTCTTAGGTTGGTTCTGTGATTGAAGTAAAAGCTGCTGCAACTGTTGTGTTCACATTCTTAGGGAGAGCTGCTAGGTGCCCTATATCTTCTCTGAGATCAGCACCTCTCTAGACAAGTTCACGTCATATGAAGCAATTGAATAATTTCATGCTTATCGTTGTGCAGGTTAGTTTCTAAGTAACAATGCCAGTTTTATTTAGCAGTTATCTCCCCGCGTGAAGGGTCTGATCCATCAAAATCGTGTTCATATGGAACCACTCAGATGACTAAGTTGCACCTCTTAAATTTTATTGAGTTTGGTACTTAGTATTTTCTTCGCCATGAAGCAGGATCTGCATACTTTTGTTTGACCATTTTTGAATCATTTCAGGCAAGGCAATGTTTTCATCAGAGCTACGTGTAAAAGACATAGAACTTACCAGGTCAGTTTAAACTCTTAATCAGGCTGAAACTGGTGGGCTCACAAAGGAAGAGTATATGGGATAAAACTGGCACTAAACTATGGTCGGTCAGTCGGCATAGTGAAGCCGTTCGACAGGGGTGATAATCTTTGAAAATGTGATCCTTCTGTTGTCAAAATCATTGCTTGTGATACATAAGATACCCACTACCCATGCCATTGGTTCATGTGATGGGAGATTACTTCCAGTTTTTCTCATTTATTTAACCAAAGATAACTAGAGAGTACAGCATGTGCACGTTGTCTTTTTAGGTGATTTTGCCTCTTTTCAGATTTCAAATACTTGAAGTTTTGATCCAATCAACCAAGATTGTCTCAGAAACCTATATACTGGAAATATGGTTTGATGAGGAAACACATATAGGATTGTTGACACAATACCACTGCCATGAATTGTTTGTTGCTATCTTGTTCTATTTGACATAACATTATGGTGTTGTATATAACATCTGTAAAGACATTCTCGAGGTATTATCAGTTAATTTACCTAGGATTTGGTccttattttatgatttttcaatcAAGCATTGTGTCTTGTGCTACGAAGACCTATTCAAATTTGATTCTACTTTAAATTCTAGTAGTAACTTAGAGCATTACTTGCTGTTATGATTTGATAGTAGCCCATTGGATTCACAAATCCTTTTATTGCAAATATTGCCGACTGAAAGTAtttgagaaatgtcatgtggtgagccttggagaagcacaaagtcccaactaagtacattaccctcattaaggatatgtacaaggatgcgacgacgtttgtccggacatgtgatggcaacaccactgactttcctattaacataggcctacaccaggggtcagcattgagcccttatttatttgcttaagtgatggatgaggtcacaagggatatacaaggtgagatcccttggtgtatgctctttgctgatgatgtggtgctagttgacgagagtagggcaggggttaataggaagttagagctgtggagacgcacgttagagtcgaaagggttcagacttagtaggaccaagaccgagtacatgatgtgcgatttcagtgcgactaggcatgaggggggagacgttagtctagatggacaagtggtggtgcagaatgatacttttcggtatttaggatcggtgctacaaaaggatggcgacattgatgaagatgttagacatagaatttcagctggctggttgaaatggcggcaagcttctggcatcctttttgacaagagggtgccacaaaagctaaaagacaaattttataggacagcaattcgtccggcgatgctatacagtgctgaatgttggcctacaaaaaggcgacatgtccagcaactgagtgtagcagagatgcggatgttgcggtggttttgcgggcacacaaggagggatagagtccggaacgaagttattcgggatagggtcggagtgacaccaattgaggagaaacttacccagcatcggctgagatgctttggacatgtccaacgaaggcctcctgaggcgccggtgcgtaatggggttcttgagcgggtcgataatgtaaagaggggtagaggtagacctaaactgacgtgggatgagtcggttaagagagaccttaaagattggaatatctctaaagagatagctttggataggagcgcttggagactagctatcaatgtgcctgaaccttgaacttatttctttcgggtttcatctctagcttaccccaacttgcttgggaaaaaaggctatgttgttgttgttgttgaaagTATTTGACATTTTGACAATGTGCTCTTTTCAGGCTGAGGATCATATGCAAGGATCATTGCTAGCCAGTGCTGCACATTTCATTAGCTTCATGTTCACGAAAATACTTCTGTAGCTGATGTATTGGTAGCATTGCTCGAAACAAAATAGATTCAATTTTTCAGTATCAACTATATGTGTTTgtctaactgcatgaaattgaGTCCTTAGATGcaactatttttttagagttatATCTGCAATGATAAAAGTTAAACATACTTTAGCTACATTCTGATAATTTTATGATTCGCAATGAAACTTTGGTTTGCTACATGCTGTTGTTGCACCCTTTCCATTATTACAGATTATTTGATGCTTAAAAATGTTATTCATTCTTTTCAGGGGACTAGGCCATTTCGAATGGAGCAATCAGGTGATGGGACCTTCTTGAAGTCACCCTTTGCTGATCAAGTGACGGGATCGTTTTGAAGTCACTCTACTATGTGTTCAAACAATGTCCTGTTGAAAACTTATTAGTATTTCAGTAATGATCGTGTGTCATGGAATTTATCAGTGAATGGTTGAATGTTGTTTCATGAATTATAAATGCATAATTATTATATGATCCTGTATTTTCATGTTTTAAATTATTGCTGCTACAAATATATGAGCATGACAGAATAGACATATGGCGAGCTACAAAACTATGGCAGCAACACCATTCTTTGCAACAGAGAATTCATTTTGGTGGTAATAGAATGTTCCACCTATAACAACCATCTGTGTGGCAATAGAGGACATCACCTATAGCATTGTAATCAACTTCGTGGTAATAGAGGGAACCACATATAGCACCCAAACAACTTTTGTGGCAATAGAGAACACCACCTATAGCATCGAAATCAATTTCGTGGTAATAGAGTGAACCACATATAGCACCCAAAACACTCTCGTGGCAATAGAGGTGCTTCCCCTATAGCAACCACAACTAGAATGAAGCAATACAATACTTTGAAACGCAACATTTTAGGAATTGCAACGCATTGGGTACGATGGAATTGCACCTCTCGCAATAGCAGATGCGTCGGAATATGATAATTTGCAACCAACACGAGCGAGCCCGTAGATGCTAGTTGCAACGCCTCATTGTGTTGTAATAGAAAAActaatgcaacaaaaaaaaagacatgcgTAGCTACAGGCTAATGCAGCGAGACATATAGTTGCGTTTTTTACGAAACAAATTGGTTGCAATTGCGGCTATTGCAACCAAATATGACATATTGCAACACATTTCGTGCGTTGTATTAGGGGAAAAATATAGTAGTGTAACTCTAGAGGCTATCAGGATTATCTGTCTCTATCAGGAGTCCGACTCCAGAGTCAGCCACTACTCACTAGTGAACACTCGATCCAGTAAATGATAGAAATTAGTACTTGAACTTACACTCAAATTCTAAGAAACATAAGCAAGACACGAATACTTAATATGAttgataagcatccgtcgaggtacaagcaaagaagagtgccgacagacccggcacttccctgactctccctcactctcgtagaggtacaatttggagtaGAGCGCCGTTACCAGCGCCCCTGTCGGTGTTTAACCGCCAAGCTCTCTGAGGTATACCCcgaggagattgattgtaggTAAGGACTCGCCAAGATCAGAAcgtgatggtgcaaggaacacaaagattatATAGGTTCGGAtcgccagagcgtaataccctacgtcttgtgtggtgatttgtattgccttaggtg contains:
- the LOC120706964 gene encoding uncharacterized protein LOC120706964 yields the protein MQIMCFAGTMHTPAMAACPCPCLNPFYNDMIFLRHKYMRRSKILRVWIISMKFSKRLMASLFLEETWELTFHQKIHLIQESNVAYWPPDAPCMRNLWPQQRLVL